A window of Cohnella herbarum contains these coding sequences:
- a CDS encoding cache domain-containing sensor histidine kinase, whose product MLKLSPFRNTIRNKLMLLLLIATILPIVTSMVISYNSTKRSITDEAYEKNARLLSLGKANLQSYMQNINQKSLAVYNSINVPRSLYYILEHNMEDEVFPNDLSDVIRNRNLLQDHLLNIYQSVKEFYQVRLHVVAQNTTYLLSNGGGKIQSDIPTGNFNLLAKKPYIEPSHPSHSYGLESRSTDPGEIVFTLHRPIFLAPSEELLAQLSIDVKLNALIELNRQVYDAGNEKFYIVDAAGNTIISSEDESAGTLSDGRWLDEIRKGDLANGYLKWEDSDFAGIVFYDRVKTPMMDWYLVKLSPYEHLYRTADGIAKINSWVGILFLTVAVLATLFISFRFTKPLLSLIGYVNQIERGNLNVDIDIRGNDEIGLLSRRFRSMMQTINNLILKEYRLELANKTNQLKALQAQVNPHFLYNALQSIGTVALQHKDQQIYSLVTSLGKMMRYNMNAGETIVELEKEFGYLQAYLDLQKQRFDTSLEIEYRMAQEARSLLVPKMILQPLVENFFKHGFKQSDEEPARLMISCDLREQILIIRVQDNGAGMTEEEMTDVNDRLTIEDSVLPGKDSGIGLSNVLSRLRLHYSESASIVLSAAEPEGLIVEVRIPFGEELKAV is encoded by the coding sequence ATGCTGAAGCTATCCCCGTTTCGCAATACCATCCGCAACAAACTGATGCTTCTGCTTCTCATCGCGACGATCTTGCCGATCGTTACTTCGATGGTCATCTCTTATAATTCGACGAAACGTTCGATAACGGATGAAGCTTACGAGAAAAACGCTCGTCTCTTATCGCTAGGCAAAGCCAATCTTCAAAGTTACATGCAAAATATTAACCAGAAATCTTTGGCGGTATACAACTCTATTAACGTCCCCCGTTCTTTGTACTACATCTTGGAGCACAACATGGAGGACGAAGTGTTTCCTAACGATCTATCCGACGTAATACGCAACCGTAATCTGCTTCAGGATCACTTGCTCAATATTTACCAAAGCGTAAAGGAATTTTATCAAGTCCGGCTTCACGTCGTAGCCCAGAACACGACTTATTTGCTCAGCAACGGCGGCGGTAAAATACAGTCGGACATTCCAACCGGCAACTTCAATCTGCTCGCTAAGAAACCCTACATCGAGCCGAGCCATCCAAGTCACAGCTATGGGTTGGAATCTCGGTCGACAGATCCAGGAGAGATCGTCTTCACCCTCCACCGGCCGATATTTCTAGCGCCCAGCGAAGAGTTGTTGGCCCAACTGTCCATCGACGTCAAGCTTAACGCGCTCATCGAATTGAATCGGCAAGTGTACGATGCCGGCAATGAGAAATTTTATATCGTAGATGCCGCCGGAAATACGATCATTTCCTCGGAAGACGAATCAGCCGGAACCCTCTCGGACGGACGATGGTTGGATGAAATTCGCAAGGGAGATCTCGCGAACGGCTACTTGAAATGGGAAGATTCCGATTTTGCCGGAATTGTCTTCTACGATCGGGTTAAGACGCCCATGATGGATTGGTACTTGGTTAAGCTGTCTCCTTACGAGCACCTCTATCGGACGGCGGACGGCATCGCTAAGATCAATTCATGGGTCGGCATCCTATTTCTGACCGTCGCGGTACTCGCAACGTTATTCATCTCTTTCCGATTCACGAAACCGCTATTAAGCCTGATCGGTTACGTCAACCAGATCGAAAGAGGAAATTTGAACGTCGATATCGACATTCGCGGCAACGACGAAATCGGACTTCTCTCCAGACGGTTCAGGTCGATGATGCAAACGATCAATAATTTGATCCTGAAGGAGTATCGTCTCGAGCTCGCCAACAAAACCAATCAGCTCAAAGCGTTGCAGGCACAGGTAAATCCTCATTTTCTCTACAATGCGCTGCAATCGATCGGGACGGTAGCCCTGCAACATAAAGATCAGCAAATTTATTCGCTCGTCACCTCTTTGGGGAAAATGATGCGTTATAACATGAACGCCGGGGAAACGATCGTGGAATTGGAAAAGGAATTCGGATACTTGCAGGCTTATCTGGACTTGCAAAAACAACGGTTCGACACTTCCCTCGAGATCGAGTACCGGATGGCTCAAGAAGCGCGTTCCTTGCTCGTTCCGAAGATGATCTTGCAGCCGCTCGTCGAAAATTTCTTCAAGCACGGCTTTAAGCAGAGCGACGAGGAGCCCGCCCGGTTGATGATCTCTTGCGACTTGCGAGAGCAAATCTTAATCATACGGGTCCAAGATAACGGCGCGGGAATGACCGAAGAGGAAATGACAGACGTGAACGATCGCTTAACCATCGAGGATTCCGTTCTTCCGGGAAAGGACAGCGGAATCGGCTTGTCGAACGTCCTCTCTCGATTGCGGCTTCACTATTCCGAATCGGCCTCTATCGTACTTTCCGCCGCCGAGCCAGAAGGTCTGATCGTAGAAGTACGTATCCCGTTCGGAGAGGAGCTGAAGGCTGTATGA
- a CDS encoding response regulator, protein MKALIIDDEKHVREAIRLLVPWDNFGITDILEAADGQAAIRLIESEKPAIIFTDMMMPHLGGVEILAWAVEHAPCSKIIVISGHDDFEFVRQTVKYGGMDYLLKPIDETQLLAALSKAIVEWTSDEEARSRNRTQNMEINQLKPVYLDKFFSTLLNEPLDHSIIQETLQQQFGTTRPIVEARLCMLSLELTPPFIRDKFAAGWDLLIFSLINICNEFLRDRKSGFAFRHWGQENEIIILLWKDTDRAENLLTEINEGIYKVLKTRFCFGVGNVVAFPGQLQTSYKQARAAIRLRNLRSTGKWIQCFSALETVPKNSIFFTEHEQKIRYAVLSGDKELLSPAFEAWFKAVEQCEIINLEQIQLWWQEFRLAQSMWKKGCSDPAAVPGETQLTAVLDNNGDFTLAEWKASYLREALSISELLSDEAGSSSSSMQAIAKYIDQFLHEELSLQDISNRFFLSREYISRKFKQEMNENLTDYITRARIDRAKKLLADTPLKIAQISEMVGFQDEKYFSKVFKKGTDCSPNEYRKHRLGDD, encoded by the coding sequence ATGAAAGCGTTAATCATAGACGACGAGAAACACGTTAGGGAAGCCATTCGTCTGCTTGTCCCTTGGGACAACTTCGGAATAACCGATATTCTTGAAGCAGCTGACGGCCAGGCGGCGATCCGTCTGATCGAGTCGGAGAAGCCCGCGATTATATTTACGGATATGATGATGCCCCATTTAGGGGGAGTCGAAATACTGGCATGGGCGGTAGAGCATGCGCCGTGCAGCAAGATCATTGTCATTAGCGGACACGACGACTTCGAATTCGTCCGGCAGACGGTTAAATACGGCGGCATGGACTATTTATTGAAGCCTATCGACGAAACCCAGCTTCTGGCGGCTTTGTCCAAAGCGATCGTGGAATGGACAAGCGACGAAGAAGCCCGATCCAGAAATCGAACGCAAAATATGGAGATCAACCAGCTTAAACCGGTTTACCTTGATAAATTTTTCTCCACCCTGTTGAACGAGCCCTTAGATCATTCGATTATCCAAGAGACGCTTCAGCAACAATTCGGTACTACCCGCCCCATAGTAGAAGCGCGATTATGTATGCTAAGTTTAGAACTTACTCCCCCTTTCATCCGCGACAAATTCGCGGCGGGCTGGGATTTGCTGATCTTCTCCCTTATTAACATTTGCAATGAATTTCTGCGCGATCGGAAATCCGGCTTTGCCTTCCGACACTGGGGGCAAGAGAACGAAATCATTATCCTGCTATGGAAGGATACCGACCGCGCGGAAAATCTCTTAACGGAAATAAACGAAGGCATCTATAAAGTGTTGAAAACGAGATTTTGCTTCGGTGTCGGAAACGTCGTCGCTTTTCCCGGCCAATTGCAAACTTCTTACAAACAGGCTCGAGCGGCTATCCGTCTTCGCAATCTGCGCAGCACCGGAAAATGGATTCAATGTTTCTCTGCTCTCGAAACCGTTCCTAAAAATTCCATTTTCTTCACGGAGCATGAACAAAAAATCCGTTACGCGGTTCTAAGCGGAGACAAGGAACTGTTGTCCCCTGCTTTCGAAGCCTGGTTCAAAGCCGTCGAGCAATGCGAGATCATCAATCTCGAACAAATACAACTGTGGTGGCAAGAATTCCGGCTTGCGCAATCGATGTGGAAGAAAGGTTGTTCCGATCCCGCGGCTGTTCCCGGGGAAACCCAACTGACCGCCGTGCTTGACAATAACGGGGATTTTACCCTTGCGGAATGGAAGGCAAGCTATCTACGGGAGGCGCTCTCGATAAGCGAGCTTTTGTCGGATGAAGCCGGTTCGAGCTCCAGCTCTATGCAGGCGATCGCCAAATACATCGACCAGTTCCTTCATGAAGAATTGTCCCTTCAAGACATTTCCAACCGCTTCTTTCTTAGCCGGGAATACATCTCTCGCAAGTTCAAACAGGAAATGAACGAAAACTTAACCGACTACATTACGCGGGCCCGTATCGATCGTGCAAAAAAACTGCTCGCCGACACTCCCTTAAAGATCGCACAAATCTCGGAGATGGTCGGATTTCAAGACGAGAAATATTTCAGCAAAGTATTCAAGAAAGGAACGGATTGTTCTCCGAACGAGTACCGCAAACATCGATTAGGGGACGATTAG
- a CDS encoding MBL fold metallo-hydrolase — translation MRIPDNVKMIEIPYEVFGTRSSLNPMLLWDDQNVVLIDTGMATNVAQIREGFKDAGFSFDNLTAIILTHQDLDHVGGLAEILKECGEHTKLYAHELDKPYIEGRLPLIKTSPQAMSGLLSSLPEEKRQEILKSMEYTPIAQVDHTVDDQERLPYCGGITVIHTPGHTAGHISLYLEQSKLLIAADALTCKDGMLRGPVPQTTLDMNAANRSIEKLLDYDIEAVICYHGGMSGVDVRDQLEKLVNQQ, via the coding sequence ATGAGAATACCCGATAACGTTAAGATGATCGAAATTCCTTACGAGGTTTTCGGAACGCGTTCTTCGCTAAACCCTATGCTTCTCTGGGATGACCAAAATGTTGTTCTAATCGATACGGGAATGGCTACGAATGTCGCGCAAATACGCGAAGGATTTAAGGATGCGGGCTTCTCCTTCGACAATTTAACCGCTATTATTCTCACTCATCAGGATCTCGATCACGTAGGCGGCTTAGCCGAAATCCTCAAAGAATGCGGTGAACATACGAAACTGTACGCCCACGAGCTCGATAAGCCTTATATCGAAGGGCGATTGCCACTGATTAAGACCAGCCCTCAAGCAATGTCCGGCTTGCTGAGCTCCCTTCCCGAGGAGAAGCGTCAAGAAATTCTGAAGTCGATGGAATACACTCCGATAGCTCAAGTTGACCATACGGTGGACGATCAGGAACGGCTGCCCTATTGCGGAGGAATTACCGTCATCCATACCCCGGGCCATACGGCTGGGCATATCAGTCTTTATCTCGAACAAAGCAAGCTTCTCATTGCGGCGGACGCCCTTACTTGCAAGGACGGAATGCTGCGCGGCCCGGTTCCGCAAACGACGCTGGATATGAACGCCGCGAACCGTTCGATCGAGAAATTGTTGGATTACGACATCGAAGCCGTCATTTGTTACCACGGGGGAATGAGTGGCGTCGACGTAAGAGATCAACTAGAAAAGCTTGTAAATCAACAATAG
- a CDS encoding carbohydrate ABC transporter permease: MDKMKLYNRGRYQNWLQQIIFIGPGLLFFILIVVAPFMMGFYYTFTDWDGISSHAKWSGMANLNKIFTDDARFWTSFWFTLRFTVVAVISTNVVAFALAMLLNQKLKTKNVLRTVIFLPNVIGGLLLGYIWYFIFVRGFAAIGESTGIELFNLAWLGTKETAFWGIVIVFVWQTAGYMMVIYIAALVSVPKEMLEAAKIDGANSRQMLRSIVIPMIMPAVTICLFLTTSNAFKMFDLNLSLTGGGPGYATESIALNIYREALTYSHYGLGTAKAMIFFFGVALITVTQVLLTKKREVEV, from the coding sequence ATGGATAAAATGAAGCTCTATAACAGAGGACGTTATCAAAATTGGCTTCAACAAATCATTTTTATAGGACCAGGACTCCTATTTTTCATTTTGATCGTTGTAGCGCCTTTCATGATGGGTTTTTATTACACGTTTACGGACTGGGACGGCATCTCAAGCCATGCGAAATGGAGCGGAATGGCCAATCTGAACAAGATTTTTACCGATGACGCAAGGTTTTGGACGTCTTTCTGGTTCACGCTAAGATTTACCGTCGTCGCCGTCATTTCGACCAATGTCGTCGCGTTCGCGCTGGCCATGCTGTTAAATCAAAAGCTGAAAACGAAGAACGTATTGCGAACCGTCATTTTCTTGCCGAACGTGATCGGCGGATTGCTGCTCGGTTACATTTGGTATTTTATTTTTGTTCGCGGCTTCGCGGCGATCGGCGAATCTACGGGGATCGAATTGTTTAATCTGGCTTGGCTCGGAACGAAAGAAACGGCTTTCTGGGGAATCGTTATCGTGTTCGTTTGGCAAACGGCTGGGTACATGATGGTGATCTATATCGCGGCTCTCGTCAGCGTTCCTAAGGAAATGCTCGAGGCGGCGAAGATCGACGGGGCGAATTCGCGTCAGATGCTCAGAAGCATCGTCATTCCGATGATTATGCCCGCGGTTACGATTTGTTTGTTCCTTACGACTTCCAATGCGTTCAAGATGTTCGATCTTAATCTGTCGCTTACGGGCGGAGGGCCCGGATACGCTACGGAATCGATCGCCTTGAATATTTATCGCGAAGCGCTAACTTATAGCCATTATGGGCTCGGAACCGCCAAAGCGATGATTTTCTTCTTCGGCGTTGCATTGATTACCGTCACGCAAGTGCTGCTGACGAAGAAGCGGGAGGTGGAGGTCTAA